The following coding sequences lie in one Mucilaginibacter sp. KACC 22773 genomic window:
- a CDS encoding ABC transporter permease: MLRNHIKIAFRSLSRNKGFTFINITGLAVGLAVCIMIMLYVTHEMSYDSFHKNGKRIYNLRASIKMGGNVMNMAYMSYTAGPIVKQNNPVVEDYMRTMVYFRPMVVSNPASPENKFAENKLIFADAGFFNFYSFKLLSGEASEALKAPFSVVISKDIAKKYFGNTNPVGETLIIKTDSAYTYHITGVAENAPSNSSIDFNFVASNTSLLSMKEASMYTGSQEISFGSFGLNLLLKHASDTAALRRNLQAMAKKDKSLGEMIYTLSPITDTHLHMNFGDSSNTRYLKIFPLVAVLILLLALVNYMSLSTARATLRAKEVGVRKVSGASRISIAMQFYVESALFAGISFVLSYCLCYLCKPWFLNVLQLKIDSSFLYSPVVLGLLLALLVLTVLIAGSYPSLVLSAFKPVVTLKGKMSTQAGGAMVRKVFTTLQFAISVGLIICGIVIDRQLYYFRHADTGVNRDNIVMLPVGTGLVKNYQAFKKDISDLAGIGEIATSHYAMYKGYDMFFAVGKTKEEKSIPIANLVADNNFIPVLGLKWKYPPAPNTEITGRNKVVINELAIGKLHLPANPVGSFISDGNNNLQVMGVLKNFNFSSMADELRPFALITLPDTSSFWKKTGCSLFVKINPHTNLPTLLAKMQGIYKKYDQDTPFEYTFMDDAFNLQYKAEDRLAAIFSLFTYITVILATMGLFGLAAFTIEQRTKEIGIRKILGASLSKISTLLSLDFLKLVLLSVIIASPVAWWAMHNWLQNFASRITIPWWVFTAAGGIAVLTAIITVSYHAIKAALANPVDSLRSE, translated from the coding sequence ATGTTGCGTAACCACATTAAGATTGCATTCAGGAGTTTAAGCAGGAATAAGGGGTTCACCTTTATCAATATAACAGGTTTGGCAGTTGGCCTGGCCGTTTGTATCATGATTATGCTGTATGTAACCCATGAAATGAGTTACGATAGTTTCCACAAAAACGGGAAGCGGATTTATAACCTGCGGGCATCTATAAAGATGGGGGGGAATGTCATGAATATGGCCTATATGAGTTACACTGCCGGGCCTATCGTAAAGCAAAACAATCCTGTAGTGGAGGATTACATGCGAACAATGGTTTATTTCAGGCCAATGGTGGTGAGCAATCCTGCATCACCCGAAAATAAGTTCGCAGAAAATAAACTGATCTTCGCGGATGCGGGTTTCTTTAATTTTTATTCTTTTAAGTTGTTGTCAGGAGAAGCATCGGAAGCACTTAAAGCGCCATTCTCTGTTGTAATTTCAAAGGATATCGCAAAAAAATACTTCGGTAACACGAATCCTGTGGGCGAAACACTTATTATAAAAACAGATAGTGCCTATACTTACCACATTACCGGGGTAGCCGAAAATGCCCCGTCAAATTCATCTATCGACTTCAACTTTGTAGCGTCTAACACAAGTTTGCTTTCAATGAAAGAAGCATCAATGTATACAGGTTCGCAAGAGATAAGTTTTGGCTCATTTGGGTTGAATTTGCTTTTAAAACATGCTTCGGACACTGCCGCGTTGAGGCGTAACCTGCAGGCAATGGCCAAAAAAGACAAAAGCCTGGGCGAGATGATTTATACTTTATCGCCAATAACTGATACCCACCTGCACATGAACTTTGGTGATTCATCTAACACCAGGTATTTAAAGATTTTTCCGTTGGTGGCTGTGTTGATATTACTGCTGGCATTGGTTAATTACATGAGCCTTTCTACTGCGAGGGCTACGTTAAGGGCCAAGGAAGTGGGGGTGCGCAAGGTGTCTGGGGCAAGCCGTATTAGTATTGCTATGCAGTTTTATGTAGAGTCTGCCTTGTTTGCGGGCATTTCATTCGTGCTGAGTTATTGCCTGTGTTATCTTTGCAAGCCCTGGTTTTTAAATGTGTTGCAGTTAAAGATAGATAGCTCGTTTTTATATAGCCCGGTAGTTTTAGGCTTGCTGTTAGCTTTGCTGGTGCTTACGGTGTTAATAGCAGGCAGCTACCCTTCGTTAGTTTTATCGGCTTTTAAACCTGTAGTTACCCTAAAGGGCAAAATGAGCACGCAGGCGGGCGGCGCAATGGTACGTAAAGTATTTACTACCCTGCAGTTTGCCATATCTGTGGGGCTGATTATATGCGGAATTGTTATCGACCGGCAGCTCTATTATTTCAGGCACGCAGATACAGGAGTTAACCGCGATAATATCGTAATGCTGCCTGTAGGTACCGGTCTGGTAAAAAACTACCAGGCATTTAAAAAAGACATTAGTGATTTGGCAGGTATCGGGGAGATAGCCACATCGCATTATGCCATGTACAAGGGTTATGATATGTTTTTTGCTGTCGGCAAAACCAAAGAAGAGAAAAGTATACCTATAGCCAATTTAGTTGCCGATAATAACTTTATCCCTGTTCTTGGCTTAAAATGGAAATATCCGCCTGCGCCAAATACCGAAATTACCGGCCGCAATAAAGTGGTTATTAACGAACTGGCTATAGGGAAGCTGCATTTACCCGCAAACCCGGTAGGCAGTTTCATTAGTGATGGCAATAACAATCTCCAGGTTATGGGTGTACTTAAAAATTTCAACTTTAGCTCAATGGCAGATGAGTTAAGGCCCTTTGCTTTAATTACACTTCCCGATACCTCATCCTTTTGGAAAAAGACCGGATGCAGCCTTTTCGTAAAAATAAATCCCCATACCAATTTGCCAACCTTGCTGGCCAAAATGCAGGGCATCTATAAAAAGTATGATCAGGATACCCCGTTTGAATACACTTTCATGGACGATGCCTTTAACCTGCAATACAAGGCCGAGGACAGATTAGCCGCGATTTTTAGTTTATTCACTTACATTACTGTGATATTGGCCACCATGGGCTTGTTTGGGCTTGCGGCGTTCACTATTGAACAGCGCACCAAAGAGATTGGCATCCGCAAAATATTAGGTGCCAGCTTGTCAAAAATAAGTACACTGCTTTCTTTGGATTTTTTAAAACTGGTGCTTTTGTCTGTTATTATAGCTTCGCCGGTAGCCTGGTGGGCAATGCACAACTGGCTGCAGAATTTTGCCAGCCGTATCACCATACCCTGGTGGGTATTTACTGCCGCAGGCGGCATTGCTGTATTAACGGCCATTATCACTGTCAGCTACCATGCAATTAAGGCTGCGCTGGCAAATCCGGTGGATAGTTTGAGGAGTGAATAG
- a CDS encoding DUF4097 family beta strand repeat-containing protein — translation MKKHLLLFFVACQSCVVFAQDSKTPYMTKPISGAVKDVFVNTSGGSITVSGAAGESPRVEVYIQGNNSIGNISKEEIEKRLQNYELSVTVSGGEVHATAKNKHNFSNWRNSLSIGFKVFVPKNVNTSLNTSGGSIHLDNLDGTEKFETSGGSLHVDKLTGMIKGQTSGGSIHVSNSGSSIDLETSGGSIEASNCNGKIHLETSGGSLHLTDLKGTIDANTSGGSISANNIAGELKTGTSGGSINLNGLACALDASTSGGSFHAQFSSVGKYVKIDVSSGHIDISVPSKSALDLDMRADKVEANFTSNFSGTKEKERIEGKLNGGGSSFEVRGNSRINLNLN, via the coding sequence ATGAAAAAGCACTTACTGCTATTTTTTGTTGCCTGCCAAAGCTGTGTTGTTTTTGCGCAGGACTCCAAAACCCCATACATGACCAAACCCATTTCCGGAGCTGTTAAAGATGTATTTGTGAACACATCTGGCGGAAGTATTACCGTAAGCGGTGCCGCCGGCGAGTCGCCGCGCGTTGAAGTTTATATCCAGGGAAACAATAGCATCGGCAATATATCAAAAGAAGAAATAGAGAAACGCCTGCAAAACTACGAACTAAGCGTTACCGTTAGTGGCGGCGAAGTTCATGCCACAGCCAAAAACAAGCACAATTTCTCTAATTGGAGAAACTCGCTAAGTATCGGTTTTAAAGTATTTGTACCTAAAAATGTTAACACCAGCCTGAATACCAGCGGTGGCAGCATACACCTGGATAATTTGGATGGTACCGAAAAATTTGAAACAAGCGGCGGCAGTTTGCATGTTGATAAATTAACAGGGATGATTAAAGGCCAAACATCAGGCGGCAGCATTCATGTAAGCAATTCGGGATCAAGCATTGATTTGGAAACAAGCGGCGGTAGTATTGAGGCAAGTAACTGCAATGGAAAAATTCACCTCGAAACCTCGGGTGGCTCATTACATCTTACCGATTTAAAGGGAACTATTGATGCCAACACCAGCGGTGGCAGCATCAGCGCCAACAATATCGCAGGCGAGTTAAAAACAGGTACATCCGGTGGCAGCATCAACCTTAACGGGCTGGCTTGTGCGTTAGATGCCTCAACCAGTGGTGGCAGCTTTCATGCGCAATTTAGCAGTGTAGGCAAATACGTTAAAATCGATGTAAGTTCGGGTCACATCGATATTTCGGTGCCATCCAAGTCGGCCCTTGACCTTGATATGCGTGCTGATAAGGTAGAAGCCAACTTTACATCAAACTTTAGCGGTACTAAAGAAAAAGAAAGAATAGAAGGCAAATTGAATGGCGGCGGTTCATCGTTTGAGGTAAGGGGCAACAGCCGTATCAATCTTAATCTTAACTAA
- a CDS encoding sugar phosphate isomerase/epimerase family protein, which produces MKIKFFCPRWGSEQLPWDEFCFKVKEAGYQGVEASVPFDEHEKDIILNALKKHNLLLIGQYYQSFEEDFEAHKISFRKHLENLVKARPVLIDSQTGKDYFTNEQNKALFAIANEIAVKSRITIAHETHRNKALFAAHIAKQLLTDNPDVLITADFSHWCNVSESLLEQQPEAVKIAISRTVHIHARVGHAQSAQVSDPNAPEWQPELEAHLQWWDAIVKSRLQNGAGLLTITPEFGPSPYMPVLPYTKMPVSNQWDINLGMMQLLKKRYQEP; this is translated from the coding sequence ATGAAAATAAAGTTTTTTTGCCCGCGCTGGGGTTCTGAACAATTGCCCTGGGACGAATTTTGTTTTAAAGTAAAGGAAGCCGGTTACCAGGGCGTTGAAGCATCTGTACCTTTTGATGAACACGAAAAAGACATCATTTTAAATGCGCTTAAAAAGCATAACCTGTTATTGATTGGCCAATATTACCAGTCGTTTGAAGAAGATTTTGAGGCGCATAAAATCAGCTTCCGTAAGCATCTGGAAAATTTAGTAAAGGCACGGCCGGTTTTAATTGACTCGCAAACAGGAAAGGATTATTTCACAAACGAGCAAAATAAAGCGCTTTTTGCCATAGCCAACGAGATTGCTGTGAAAAGCAGAATTACCATTGCCCATGAAACACACCGAAATAAAGCTCTGTTCGCCGCTCATATTGCTAAGCAATTGCTTACAGATAACCCCGATGTTTTAATAACCGCAGATTTTTCGCACTGGTGTAATGTATCTGAAAGCTTACTGGAACAGCAACCAGAAGCGGTTAAAATAGCCATCAGCCGGACTGTTCATATTCACGCACGCGTTGGCCATGCCCAATCTGCACAGGTTTCTGATCCAAATGCCCCCGAATGGCAACCAGAGCTGGAAGCACATTTGCAGTGGTGGGATGCCATAGTAAAATCGCGCCTGCAAAACGGCGCCGGGTTATTAACCATTACACCCGAGTTTGGCCCTTCCCCTTACATGCCTGTACTGCCTTATACAAAAATGCCGGTATCAAACCAATGGGACATTAACCTTGGCATGATGCAATTACTTAAGAAACGCTACCAGGAGCCCTAA
- a CDS encoding AI-2E family transporter — translation MALNSDKYTGKTTQKELTYIQKVWQTVAVVALLVVVILIARVAFNVLLMVLAGVLISVYFHGLGDMIQRKTLWRRRICMIISIGGTFVLLGVLFWFMGSKISNQVAILSDTLPHTISNAKLKLAETPIGRKILEYLADDNSDALMTTAKSFFNTSFGVLGDIYIILFLAIFFTSNPNLYKDGMIKLVPESRKPLAHQVIDRISFALKGWLKGMMLSMVLVFILLSIGLGVMSIPVALVLALLTGLLKLIPNFGSLAAMIPGVLLALTISTNTAIVVALMYMVTQTIVSNIVTPIIQNKMINLPPALTILAQVLMGTLSGVLGVILAVPLLAIVMILVDELYVKKIADLDIVIVPERGQP, via the coding sequence ATGGCCCTCAATAGCGATAAATATACCGGTAAAACAACTCAAAAAGAACTCACCTATATTCAAAAAGTATGGCAAACCGTTGCCGTAGTAGCCCTGTTGGTAGTAGTAATACTGATTGCCCGGGTTGCTTTTAATGTATTATTAATGGTACTTGCGGGTGTACTCATCTCCGTATACTTTCACGGCCTTGGCGACATGATCCAGCGGAAAACCCTATGGCGCCGCCGCATCTGCATGATTATTTCTATCGGTGGCACGTTTGTGTTGCTTGGGGTACTGTTTTGGTTTATGGGGTCTAAAATATCAAACCAGGTAGCAATATTAAGCGATACGCTTCCGCATACAATCAGTAATGCCAAACTAAAACTGGCCGAAACCCCTATCGGAAGAAAAATCCTGGAATACCTGGCTGATGATAACTCAGATGCCTTAATGACTACTGCCAAATCCTTCTTTAATACCAGCTTCGGTGTGCTGGGCGATATTTATATCATCCTGTTCCTGGCTATATTTTTTACCAGCAATCCTAACCTGTATAAAGACGGCATGATAAAATTAGTGCCCGAAAGCCGCAAACCGCTCGCCCACCAGGTGATAGACAGGATTAGTTTCGCCCTAAAAGGATGGCTAAAAGGAATGATGTTATCGATGGTGCTGGTATTTATTTTACTTTCTATCGGGTTAGGCGTCATGAGCATACCCGTAGCTTTGGTACTTGCCCTGCTTACCGGGCTGCTCAAGCTTATCCCCAACTTTGGATCGTTGGCAGCCATGATTCCCGGCGTATTGCTGGCTTTAACCATCAGCACAAATACCGCTATAGTTGTGGCTTTAATGTATATGGTTACTCAAACTATAGTAAGTAACATAGTAACTCCTATAATTCAAAATAAAATGATAAACCTGCCGCCAGCATTAACCATACTGGCGCAGGTATTAATGGGCACATTATCCGGTGTTTTGGGTGTTATACTTGCAGTACCCTTGTTAGCTATCGTAATGATTTTGGTTGATGAGCTGTATGTTAAAAAGATAGCTGATCTGGATATTGTAATTGTGCCTGAAAGAGGCCAACCCTAA
- a CDS encoding glycoside hydrolase, with product MKPTKNFIKLMAVPLLLTTFFNCTSIAQTTDTTITLHINLNNTAQVIENIGASGCWFSEGIGKYWPAEKKEAIARLLFSKQKDKLGNPLGIGLSAWRFNIGAGTAEQGDSSGIKDFRRRSECFLSPNGDYDWNKQAGYQFFLKKAHDYGVETLIAFSNSPPVQFTRNGLGYKTEKDFTSNLKADAYGAYVNFLAKVISHFDSEGVHFSYISPVNEPQWDWSRPYMQGDQEGTAWKNDEIYHVVNELNGVLNKEKLNTKILISEAGMLNYLYSGSGNSTNQIQRFFGTNSSLSVKALNHVPPTIAGHSYFTETTDSAMVATRSQLADTAKKYGVNFWQSEYSMLADGFKEGSNGDRSAIDCALFLAKVIHSDLTDGNATAWQFWNAYEPGSADFNTRYYLIALNPKPDFKDGEFTVTKNLWALGHYSLFVRPGMVRVLTGTAPATQSKILVSAWKDVNNKLVIVAVNRGTADTKVKLDLKNITKKYKTLSTYLTNGDKDVNMRASQSKYTNSVLLPARSISTFVLD from the coding sequence ATGAAACCGACAAAAAACTTTATTAAACTAATGGCCGTCCCGTTGTTATTGACAACGTTTTTTAATTGTACATCAATTGCCCAAACTACCGATACAACAATAACCCTGCATATCAATTTGAATAATACCGCCCAGGTAATTGAAAACATAGGCGCATCGGGTTGCTGGTTTTCTGAAGGGATAGGCAAATACTGGCCCGCCGAAAAAAAGGAAGCCATCGCTCGTTTATTATTCAGTAAGCAAAAAGACAAGTTGGGAAACCCATTGGGAATTGGCTTATCGGCCTGGCGTTTTAACATTGGCGCCGGAACTGCAGAACAAGGCGATAGCAGCGGAATTAAAGATTTCAGGAGGCGATCTGAATGCTTTTTAAGCCCAAATGGCGATTATGACTGGAACAAGCAGGCCGGCTATCAATTCTTTTTAAAAAAGGCACATGATTATGGCGTAGAAACACTCATAGCCTTTTCAAACAGCCCGCCGGTGCAATTTACACGTAACGGGCTTGGTTATAAAACAGAAAAAGACTTTACCAGTAACCTGAAGGCCGATGCCTATGGCGCCTATGTTAATTTTTTGGCTAAAGTGATTAGCCATTTTGATAGTGAAGGTGTTCATTTCAGCTATATCAGCCCGGTTAATGAGCCTCAGTGGGATTGGTCGCGCCCGTATATGCAGGGCGACCAGGAGGGCACGGCATGGAAAAACGACGAAATATACCATGTGGTTAATGAACTTAACGGTGTTTTAAATAAAGAGAAATTAAACACTAAAATTTTGATAAGCGAAGCGGGCATGCTCAATTACCTGTATTCGGGTAGTGGTAATTCAACAAACCAAATTCAGCGTTTTTTTGGCACAAATAGTTCATTATCTGTTAAGGCATTAAACCATGTACCGCCAACAATTGCCGGCCACAGTTACTTTACCGAAACTACCGACAGCGCAATGGTAGCTACCCGGAGCCAACTGGCCGATACCGCTAAAAAATATGGCGTCAACTTCTGGCAATCGGAATACAGCATGCTGGCCGATGGTTTTAAAGAAGGCTCAAATGGTGACCGGAGCGCGATAGATTGCGCATTGTTTTTGGCAAAAGTTATTCACTCCGATTTAACAGACGGTAATGCTACCGCCTGGCAATTTTGGAATGCCTATGAACCAGGCAGCGCCGATTTTAATACCCGGTATTACCTCATCGCTTTAAACCCCAAACCCGATTTTAAAGATGGCGAATTTACGGTAACCAAAAACCTGTGGGCCCTTGGCCATTACAGTTTATTTGTGCGTCCCGGCATGGTACGTGTACTTACCGGTACAGCGCCTGCCACACAAAGTAAAATCCTGGTTTCGGCATGGAAAGATGTGAATAATAAACTGGTTATAGTAGCTGTTAACCGTGGCACGGCCGATACAAAGGTAAAACTCGATTTAAAAAACATCACCAAAAAATACAAAACGCTTAGCACCTATTTAACCAATGGTGATAAGGACGTAAATATGCGGGCTTCTCAAAGTAAGTATACTAACAGCGTTTTACTCCCGGCACGGTCAATATCAACATTTGTACTGGATTGA
- a CDS encoding response regulator transcription factor: protein MNRICLIEDEEKVAAFISKGLQEHDYEVTHAIDGFSAIDLLAGHTFDLIILDLMLPDINGIDLCRRIRRDNKQLPILMLTALDRVDDKVNGLQAGADDYLVKPFHFNELLARMNALLRRSRQEMPQEEGLLTFSDLKLNTFTKTAERAGTEITLTTKEYYLLELFLRNPNKTLSRDYIAEKVWDIQFDTGTNFIDVYVNYLRKKIEKGAQSKLIHTVIGMGYILKEK, encoded by the coding sequence ATGAACCGTATTTGCCTTATTGAAGACGAAGAAAAAGTAGCCGCCTTTATTTCAAAGGGATTGCAGGAACATGATTATGAGGTAACACACGCCATTGACGGCTTTAGCGCGATTGACCTGTTGGCCGGGCATACTTTTGATCTAATAATCCTTGATTTGATGCTACCTGATATTAATGGCATAGATCTTTGCCGTCGCATCCGCAGGGATAATAAGCAGCTGCCCATATTAATGCTTACCGCGCTGGATAGGGTAGACGATAAGGTAAACGGCCTGCAGGCGGGCGCTGATGATTACCTGGTAAAGCCCTTTCATTTTAACGAGCTTTTGGCGCGGATGAATGCTTTGCTAAGGCGTTCACGGCAGGAAATGCCCCAGGAAGAAGGTTTATTAACCTTTAGCGACCTGAAACTAAACACCTTTACCAAAACTGCCGAGCGCGCTGGTACCGAAATTACTCTGACCACAAAAGAATACTATTTACTGGAATTGTTTTTGCGCAACCCCAACAAAACATTATCAAGAGATTATATTGCCGAAAAGGTTTGGGATATCCAGTTTGACACTGGCACCAATTTTATTGACGTGTATGTAAACTACCTGCGTAAAAAAATAGAAAAGGGCGCGCAGTCAAAACTTATTCATACAGTTATAGGTATGGGGTATATTTTAAAGGAGAAATAA
- a CDS encoding sensor histidine kinase, with the protein MKIKNRLALNFTLLSSAMLLIIMASMYLAFANFFRTDFYGHLKDRAKVAAQLYLEADEISSDSLNHVRERMLEQLPNEVIRVYNANNIASFIKDKEQYWSFNTIEEVRAKKYISFREGERQTIGIYYHDNQGNFVILASAYDQQAKVRLSGIIRIMIIILIVVNSVLFFIGRWFAKRSLMPIDGLIKQMKQINASSLHVRVDEGKGKDEISALALNFNRLLSHLQNSFELQQTFVANASHELRTPVTSIIGEVEVALNKQRSIVDYERLLNSVLNDAGRLSDTISSLMELAQTDMEYTRAKLEPIQIDEQIWELQHHWAMSAGHPQLQVQIDHLPDDQQALFINANPTLLKIAFNNIIGNAFKFSHNQPVTCRLNADDQSIVITIIDKGVGIPAEDQEKIFTPFYRSANGRVFDGNGVGLYVAFKIIQLFNGTINIQSVVGQGTTFTISFVPIF; encoded by the coding sequence ATGAAAATAAAAAACAGGCTTGCCTTAAATTTTACACTCCTTAGTTCTGCCATGCTGCTAATTATTATGGCGAGTATGTACCTGGCTTTTGCCAACTTTTTCAGAACGGATTTTTACGGGCATTTAAAAGATAGGGCAAAGGTGGCCGCACAGCTATACCTCGAAGCCGACGAAATATCATCCGATTCATTAAACCACGTTCGCGAACGTATGCTGGAACAATTGCCCAACGAGGTAATAAGGGTTTACAATGCCAACAACATAGCCTCGTTTATAAAAGATAAAGAGCAATACTGGAGCTTTAACACCATTGAAGAAGTCCGCGCAAAAAAGTACATCAGCTTTAGGGAAGGCGAACGCCAAACAATAGGTATTTACTATCATGATAACCAAGGGAATTTCGTGATCCTGGCTTCCGCGTATGATCAGCAGGCAAAGGTGCGCCTATCGGGAATTATCCGTATTATGATTATCATTTTGATAGTGGTGAACAGCGTTTTGTTTTTCATAGGCAGGTGGTTTGCAAAGCGATCGCTGATGCCCATTGATGGCCTTATCAAACAAATGAAGCAAATTAATGCCAGCAGTTTACATGTAAGGGTTGACGAAGGAAAAGGTAAGGACGAAATAAGTGCCCTGGCCCTTAATTTTAACCGCCTGCTTAGTCACCTTCAAAACTCGTTTGAGTTACAGCAAACTTTTGTAGCCAATGCATCGCACGAGTTGCGCACCCCGGTTACAAGTATTATTGGCGAAGTAGAGGTTGCCCTGAACAAGCAACGCAGTATCGTAGATTATGAACGACTGTTGAATTCGGTATTAAATGATGCCGGGCGACTTAGTGATACCATTAGCAGCTTAATGGAACTGGCGCAAACGGATATGGAATATACCCGCGCAAAGCTGGAACCTATCCAGATTGATGAACAAATATGGGAGTTGCAGCATCATTGGGCTATGTCGGCCGGGCACCCGCAACTACAGGTACAAATTGATCATTTGCCCGACGACCAACAGGCGCTATTTATTAACGCTAACCCCACTTTGCTTAAAATAGCCTTCAATAATATTATTGGTAATGCGTTTAAATTCTCGCATAATCAACCCGTTACCTGCCGTTTAAATGCCGATGATCAATCCATAGTAATTACAATTATTGATAAGGGCGTTGGTATTCCTGCCGAAGACCAGGAAAAAATATTTACCCCCTTTTACCGCAGCGCAAACGGGCGTGTATTTGACGGCAATGGGGTAGGGCTGTACGTAGCTTTTAAAATTATCCAGTTATTTAATGGCACCATCAATATACAATCGGTAGTTGGGCAAGGCACAACTTTTACCATTAGTTTTGTGCCAATTTTCTAA
- a CDS encoding TolC family protein has protein sequence MHRKFVIVLFSIQLLLWCIAVGGPVYGQPSGGDTLRMSLKETEDQFLKNNLDLIIQHYNVDQAQAQVITARLFNNPDFSFANVLYNPQTKRFFDTSHDGGEYSAQLSQLIQTAGKRNKNIQLAQISAQQAQYQLFDLLRTLRYTLRNDFYKIYFQEQSAQVYQEEINSLAKTLKAFQEQYTKGNISQKEVLRIQSQLYSLQSELNDLMDSIDDTQSELKLMIRAKPSSFVLPQVDINLEGKNMVSDVPYQRLVDSANANRYDLKVARSVVDYNNINLKLQKATAIPDVTLSLAYDKQGSYIRDYSSAGIAFSLPFFNRNQGGIKQARIAVDASKVQLQSQQDQLESELANNYKGALRLENLYNSFDPKFKQDFNHLIQEVFKNYQKHNIGLLEFLDFYDSYKTNTLQLNNLQLNRITSLEQLNFATGTPFFNQ, from the coding sequence ATGCACCGAAAATTTGTTATCGTTCTTTTTTCAATTCAACTATTACTATGGTGTATAGCTGTCGGGGGCCCGGTTTACGGGCAACCCTCCGGCGGCGATACCCTCAGGATGTCATTGAAAGAGACAGAAGATCAATTCTTAAAAAACAATCTCGACCTCATTATTCAGCACTATAATGTTGACCAGGCGCAGGCGCAAGTAATTACTGCACGGTTGTTCAATAACCCCGATTTTAGTTTTGCCAACGTTTTATACAACCCGCAAACCAAACGCTTTTTTGATACCAGCCATGATGGCGGCGAATATTCGGCCCAGCTATCGCAGCTTATCCAAACCGCGGGCAAGCGCAATAAAAATATCCAGCTGGCGCAGATAAGTGCACAGCAGGCTCAGTACCAGCTTTTTGATCTGTTACGAACGCTAAGGTATACGCTCAGGAACGACTTTTATAAGATCTATTTCCAGGAGCAGTCGGCACAGGTTTACCAGGAAGAGATTAATTCGCTGGCGAAAACGCTTAAGGCTTTCCAGGAACAATATACTAAAGGCAATATCTCCCAAAAAGAAGTGCTGCGCATCCAGTCGCAGTTATACTCACTGCAATCAGAACTAAATGACTTGATGGATAGCATTGATGACACCCAAAGCGAGTTGAAATTGATGATCCGCGCCAAACCGTCGAGCTTCGTGTTGCCCCAGGTTGACATTAACCTGGAAGGAAAAAATATGGTGTCAGATGTACCTTATCAACGTCTTGTAGATTCTGCCAATGCCAACCGTTACGATCTTAAAGTTGCCCGCTCGGTTGTTGATTATAACAACATTAACCTGAAACTGCAAAAGGCCACGGCCATACCTGATGTTACTCTTTCATTGGCCTATGACAAGCAGGGTAGTTATATCCGGGATTATTCAAGCGCGGGCATAGCGTTTTCGCTGCCATTTTTTAACCGCAACCAGGGCGGCATAAAACAGGCCCGTATTGCGGTTGATGCCAGTAAGGTGCAGCTGCAAAGCCAGCAGGACCAGCTGGAAAGTGAACTGGCCAATAACTATAAGGGCGCGTTACGCCTTGAAAACCTGTACAATAGCTTCGATCCCAAGTTTAAGCAGGATTTTAACCACCTGATACAGGAAGTGTTTAAAAACTACCAGAAACATAACATAGGCCTGTTGGAGTTTCTTGATTTTTATGATTCGTATAAAACCAATACGCTGCAGTTAAATAATCTGCAACTCAACCGCATCACTTCGTTAGAGCAATTGAATTTTGCAACCGGCACACCATTCTTTAATCAATAA